One window from the genome of Myxococcales bacterium encodes:
- a CDS encoding TolC family protein has product MTLLKQAEVDAMLEAPLTLAAAQTLALGNHREIAKQWALVASSRGMAMDAWKPAALSLHGTYHPGSAERFEIDIMQDLTSLIGAPARHGEARAGLRGAQLALLSAAYEVLREASWAYYEAQAAKTSLALAREALDAAAAGATLAQRLRDAGNITELFLLQAKDAHEAMRQVVWQRETQVAIASAALARALGVRQGTRLTLGSDALELPKAAPDLQALPDQAAKANLRVRGAVARADAATSARSASSVRQWLPSLGVGVSASYGDEGWELGPAAAISLPLFGQGRGARQVANAAMRVAGFDVELAASELAAAVAAAQARVASAHARARHLATVMVPLREQTLAAAVLQYNAMAQGPFELLMARQRTLEAQLMLIDVSKEFWQAIADVEALRRGHVPNGAAAAAPAAPIGDQAAAAASH; this is encoded by the coding sequence ATGACCTTGCTGAAACAGGCCGAGGTGGACGCCATGCTCGAAGCACCGCTCACCCTGGCTGCGGCGCAAACGCTTGCTCTCGGCAACCATCGCGAGATCGCCAAGCAATGGGCGCTCGTGGCCTCGTCGCGCGGCATGGCGATGGATGCGTGGAAGCCGGCGGCGCTTAGCCTGCATGGCACGTATCACCCTGGATCCGCGGAACGCTTTGAGATCGACATCATGCAAGATCTAACGTCGCTGATCGGCGCGCCCGCACGCCATGGCGAGGCGCGGGCTGGCCTGCGCGGCGCACAGTTGGCGCTGCTCAGCGCGGCCTATGAGGTGCTGCGCGAGGCGAGCTGGGCATATTACGAGGCCCAGGCGGCGAAAACCTCACTGGCGCTGGCGCGCGAGGCGCTTGACGCGGCGGCGGCAGGCGCGACCTTGGCGCAGCGTCTGCGCGACGCCGGCAATATCACCGAGTTATTTTTGCTGCAGGCCAAGGATGCCCACGAGGCAATGCGGCAGGTGGTCTGGCAACGCGAAACACAGGTCGCTATTGCGAGCGCGGCGCTCGCCCGTGCGTTGGGGGTGCGGCAAGGAACACGTCTGACGCTCGGTAGTGATGCACTTGAGCTGCCCAAGGCTGCGCCCGATTTGCAGGCTCTGCCTGATCAAGCTGCGAAGGCCAACTTGCGCGTGCGCGGCGCGGTGGCCCGGGCCGATGCAGCGACCAGCGCGCGCTCAGCGTCGAGCGTGAGGCAATGGCTGCCATCGCTCGGCGTCGGCGTATCCGCGTCCTATGGCGACGAGGGTTGGGAGCTCGGCCCCGCGGCGGCGATTTCGTTGCCCTTATTTGGCCAGGGTCGCGGTGCGCGGCAGGTCGCCAATGCCGCGATGCGCGTGGCCGGATTTGATGTGGAGCTCGCGGCCAGTGAGTTGGCGGCCGCGGTCGCCGCTGCGCAGGCGCGGGTCGCGTCGGCGCATGCGCGGGCGCGCCATCTCGCGACCGTCATGGTGCCGCTGCGCGAACAAACCTTGGCGGCGGCGGTGCTGCAATACAACGCGATGGCGCAAGGCCCATTCGAGTTGCTCATGGCGCGGCAGCGCACGCTTGAGGCGCAGCTGATGCTCATCGACGTCAGCAAAGAATTTTGGCAAGCCATCGCAGATGTCGAGGCGCTGCGACGCGGCCATGTGCCCAACGGCGCGGCAGCCGCGGCGCCCGCCGCGCCGATCGGCGATCAAGCAGCCGCAGCGGCGAGTCACTAA
- a CDS encoding CopD family protein — protein MLAAYYGHVKAVHIIFVVSWFAGLFYLPRLFIYHTEAQRRAPAEASVLSSQFVLMERLLWQVIMMPAMLLTIGSGLLMLHLQRAWLDFGWMHVKLGFVAVLLGYHIICGRLRTALAAGRFRLTSFQLRLWNEVATILLVAIVFLVVLKSAFDWVWGVLGVAAFAVLIMLAVRISRALRRPPAAP, from the coding sequence ATGCTCGCCGCCTACTACGGCCACGTCAAAGCCGTCCACATCATCTTTGTGGTCAGTTGGTTTGCGGGACTTTTTTATCTGCCGCGATTGTTCATATATCACACCGAGGCGCAGCGCCGCGCGCCAGCCGAGGCCTCCGTGCTCTCCAGCCAATTTGTCCTCATGGAACGCCTGCTTTGGCAGGTCATCATGATGCCCGCGATGCTGCTCACCATCGGCAGCGGCTTGCTGATGCTTCACCTGCAGCGCGCCTGGCTCGATTTTGGCTGGATGCACGTCAAGCTCGGCTTTGTCGCCGTGTTGCTTGGCTACCACATCATCTGTGGCCGCTTGCGCACCGCGCTCGCCGCGGGACGCTTTCGCCTGACGTCGTTCCAATTGCGGTTGTGGAACGAGGTCGCCACGATTCTCTTGGTCGCCATCGTGTTTCTCGTGGTGCTCAAGTCGGCATTTGATTGGGTGTGGGGCGTGCTCGGCGTCGCCGCGTTTGCGGTGCTTATTATGCTGGCGGTGCGCATCTCCCGCGCGCTGCGTCGCCCCCCTGCCGCGCCATGA